AGGATTAACGCCAGAGATATTGCTGTGATCGAAGCCTTTTGTCTTATATCCATGTCTCAATAATATATGCTAAAAAAGAGGGATATAGCGATGAAAAATTAATTATTTATCAGGCTAAATTTCATTGTTGTCTCGTGTCTACTGAACCAGCGGGTTCGGAGGCGCCTCTGCGACCTTGATCTTGCCGAAGGTCTCCTCATACCTCTCAAGATTCTCTTGCAAGACGCTCACAATACGCTTCATATGACCCGGTGTTACTATGATTCGTGAAACAAGATGGGGCCCGTTGGGAGATTGCAGGAACCAGTCGACGATGAACTCTTCTGCCCCGTGAGTAACAAGCATGGCATTGCTGTAACGGCCTCTCGACATCTCGTCGTTTGTATTGATAGGTACCTGTTGCGGATCATTTGTCTGGTTTGCCATTCCTTCCTCCTGTTGAACGCTTCCTATTTTTTGAATCTTTCAAGTATCTCCGGCGGTGCCTTACCGGGTGACCCGCAATCAAAAGGCGGCTGAGGGTCATACTCCATCCCGAGCTGTATAATCTTTGCGGCATCGTCACCGGCCACCTTGCTCACTAAGTATAACGCCATATCGATACCCGCTGAAACCCCTGCCGATGTGATGACCTTGCCGTCCTGAACGAACCTGTCATCCTTGATATGGACATTGTACTGCCTCAGTTGCTCTTTGCGTCTCCAGTGCGTAGTACAATTTTTACCATCTAAAATTCCTGCCTCTGCCAGCAATAATGAGCCGGAACAGACCGCAACCGTCCAGCTTGTTGTCCTGTCAATCTTCCGAACCCAATCAATGATTTCTCTGTTTTTTAAAAAATTATCAATGCCGAATCCCCCGGGAATAAGCAGGATCTCAGCTTCCGATATCTCGTTTATTGAATAGTCGGCCTTTAACTCCAGCCCATAGGTGTCCTTATATTTCCTCTTTTCATATCCCGTAAAATATATCTTTGAGCCCGGCAGTCTCGACAGCACTTCATAAGGCCCGATCGCATCAAGGGCCGTAAAACGATCATAAAGCAGGATAATGATCCTGATGATATCCGTGTCCATTTTTCTCCTTTAAGTACTTTGGTTCATCCTGATCCGGCTTTCTTTTAGATTATCATCAAAATTGCTTTTATCACAGGAAATTTCTTTTTTGTGCA
This region of Syntrophorhabdaceae bacterium genomic DNA includes:
- a CDS encoding DUF3467 domain-containing protein, with amino-acid sequence MANQTNDPQQVPINTNDEMSRGRYSNAMLVTHGAEEFIVDWFLQSPNGPHLVSRIIVTPGHMKRIVSVLQENLERYEETFGKIKVAEAPPNPLVQ
- a CDS encoding DJ-1/PfpI family protein, encoding MDTDIIRIIILLYDRFTALDAIGPYEVLSRLPGSKIYFTGYEKRKYKDTYGLELKADYSINEISEAEILLIPGGFGIDNFLKNREIIDWVRKIDRTTSWTVAVCSGSLLLAEAGILDGKNCTTHWRRKEQLRQYNVHIKDDRFVQDGKVITSAGVSAGIDMALYLVSKVAGDDAAKIIQLGMEYDPQPPFDCGSPGKAPPEILERFKK